The Apium graveolens cultivar Ventura chromosome 6, ASM990537v1, whole genome shotgun sequence genome contains a region encoding:
- the LOC141668910 gene encoding DNA damage-repair/toleration protein DRT102, translating into MAAQDSTATADHRRLKIIAGADSFGCTLKDALVTHLRSLNIDVEDLGTDKYYSVGSKIGSLVSSSAGNTSIETRGLLACGTGVGVSIFANKFPGVYAATCTSIAEAQNCRSINNSNVLSLSGMSTSPEVAVEILSTWLNTPFKSPCPASNSEPWPNETESFFDNSVTEMWKIGRNEDELSESCAICDLVKRREFVPVEMIPGGSMKIVRENPTSAIVRFKAGSVEPAHHHTFGHDLIVIKGSKRVWNLSNKERYDLGAGDFLFTPAADVHRVEYFEDTEFFLRWDGHWDILLDEDLDTARAALEKEV; encoded by the coding sequence ATGGCAGCGCAAGATAGCACCGCCACCGCCGATCACCGCCGCCTCAAAATAATAGCCGGAGCAGACTCATTCGGCTGCACTCTCAAAGACGCTCTCGTCACTCACCTCCGTTCTCTCAACATCGACGTCGAAGATCTCGGCACCGACAAATACTACTCCGTCGGCTCCAAAATCGGCAGTCTCGTCAGCTCCTCCGCTGGAAACACCTCCATCGAAACTCGCGGCCTCCTCGCCTGCGGCACCGGCGTTGGCGTCTCGATCTTCGCCAACAAATTCCCCGGCGTCTATGCTGCCACGTGTACTTCGATCGCCGAAGCTCAGAACTGCCGGTCTATCAACAACTCCAACGTCTTGTCTCTCTCCGGCATGTCCACTTCGCCGGAAGTCGCGGTTGAGATTCTGTCCACGTGGCTCAACACTCCGTTTAAGTCCCCCTGTCCTGCCTCTAACTCCGAGCCGTGGCCGAATGAAACCGAATCTTTTTTCGACAATTCAGTTACTGAAATGTGGAAAATTGGAAGAAATGAGGATGAATTGAGCGAGTCGTGTGCTATTTGTGATTTAGTGAAGAGGAGGGAGTTTGTTCCGGTGGAAATGATACCGGGAGGGAGTATGAAGATAGTGAGGGAGAATCCGACATCTGCGATAGTTAGGTTTAAGGCGGGGAGTGTGGAGCCAGCTCATCATCATACATTTGGACATGATTTAATTGTGATCAAAGGAAGTAAAAGAGTGTGGAATTTGAGTAACAAGGAGAGGTATGATTTAGGTGCTGGTGACTTTTTGTTTACTCCGGCTGCTGATGTTCATCGAGTTGAGTATTTTGAGGATACGGAGTTTTTTCTGAGGTGGGATGGACATTGGGATATTCTCTTGGATGAGGACCTTGATACCGCTCGAGCTGCTTTGGAGAAGGAGGTTTGA
- the LOC141668909 gene encoding zeta-carotene desaturase, chloroplastic/chromoplastic — protein MAATIRFMFEALMSKKTNIQITILLHGLPTFVIDKKLRPKRMMMMMVVRSDLDTNVSDMSSNAPKGLFPPEPQLYRGPKLKVAIIGAGLAGMSTAVELLDQGHEVDIYESRPFIGGKVGSFTDKRGNHIEMGLHVFFGCYNNLFRLMKKVGADKNLLVKEHTHTFVNKGGEIGELDFRFPVGAPLHGMNAFLTTNQLKTYDKARNAVALALSPVVRALVDPDGAMRDIRNLDNISFSEWFLSKGGTRKSIQRMWDPVAYALGFIDCDNMSARCMLTIFSLFATKTEASLLRMLKGSPDAYLSGPIRDYITQKGGRFHLRWGCREILYEKSSNGQTYVSGIAMSKATQKKIVKADAYVAACDVPGIKRLLPPQWREWEFFDNIYKLVGVPVVTVQLRYNGWVTEMQDLEKSRQLRQAAGLDNLLYSPDADFSCFADLALASPEDYYLEGQGSLLQCVLTPGDPYMPLPNDQIIERVTKQVLTLFPSSQGLEVTWSSVVKIGQSLYREGPGKDPFRPDQKTPVGNFFLAGSYTKQDYIDSMEGATLSGRQASAFICDAGEELVALQKAIASIDSNRPTEAELSLV, from the exons ATGGCGGCAACAATTCGGTTTATGTTTGAAGCGCTCATGTCCAAAAAGACAAACATACAAATTACAATATTATTACATGGACTACCTACTTTCGTTATCGACAAAAAATTGAG GCCCAagaggatgatgatgatgatggttGTTCGCTCCGATTTGGACACAAATGTTTCCGACATGAGCTCCAATG CTCCAAAAGGGTTATTTCCGCCTGAACCTCAGCTTTATCGTGGACCCAAGCTAAAAGTGGCTATAATAGGAGCTGGACTTGCGGGAATGTCTACTGCTGTTGAGCTATTAGATCAGGGCCACGAG GTGGATATATATGAATCAAGGCCTTTTATTGGCGGGAAAGTGGGATCTTTCACTGATAAACGCGGAAATCATATAGAAATGGGACTTCATGTATTCTTTGGTTGCTACAATAATCTTTTCCGTTTGATGAAAAAG GTTGGTGCCGATAAAAATCTTCTCGTGAAAGAGCATACTCACACTTTTGTGAACAAAGGGGGTGAAATTGGCG AGCTTGATTTTCGTTTCCCAGTTGGAGCACCATTGCATGGGATGAATGCATTTTTGACTACAAATCAGCTCAAG ACTTATGACAAAGCAAGAAATGCTGTTGCCCTTGCCCTTAGTCCAGTTGTGCGGGCACTTGTTGACCCAGATGGAGCAATGAGGGACATACGAAATTTGGATAAT ATAAGTTTTTCTGAATGGTTCTTGTCCAAAGGGGGCACACGAAAGAGTATCCAGAGAATGTGGGATCCTGTTGCTTATGCTCTAGGGTTTATTGACTGTGATAACATGAGTGCTCGTTGTATGCTCACTATTTTCTCATTGTTTGCCACTAAAACAGAAGCATCCCTATTGCGGATGCTTAAAGGTTCTCCTGATGCTTATCTGAGTGGACCAATTCGAGACTACATTACACAGAAAGGGGGAAG GTTCCATCTCAGGTGGGGATGTCGAGAGATTCTTTATGAAAAATCTAGTAATGGACAAACATATGTTTCGGGGATTGCCATGTCAAAG GCAACTCAAAAGAAAATCGTGAAAGCAGATGCCTATGTCGCAG CATGTGATGTCCCCGGAATCAAAAGATTATTACCCCCACAGTGGAGAGAATGGGAATTCTTCGACAATATTTACAAACTAGTTGGTGTTCCTGTTGTGACAGTTCAACTTAGATACAACGGCTGGGTTACAGAGATGCAGGATTTAGAAAAGTCAAG GCAACTGAGGCAAGCAGCAGGATTGGACAATCTCCTTTATTCCCCAGATGCAGATTTCTCTTGTTTTGCAGACTTAGCACTTGCATCTCCAGAAGATTACTATCTTGAGGGTCAAGGCTCATTGCTTCA ATGTGTCCTCACCCCTGGTGATCCCTACATGCCTTTACCAAATGATCAAATCATAGAGAGAGTTACCAAGCAG GTCTTGACTTTGTTCCCATCCTCCCAAGGCTTAGAAGTTACATGGTCATCTGTTGTCAAGATTGGTCAGTCATTATATCGTGAGGGGCCGGGTAAAGATCCTTTTAGACCTGATCAGAAGACCCCCGTTGGAAACTTTTTCCTTGCTGGCTCGTATACGAAACAG GATTATATAGACAGTATGGAAGGTGCAACTCTTTCAGGCAGACAAGCCTCTGCATTTATATGTGACGCTGGAGAAGAATTGGTGGCCTTGCAAAAAGCAATTGCTTCAATTGACTCCAACAGGCCTACAGAAGCTGAATTAAGCCTTGTTTGA